A region from the Nocardioides coralli genome encodes:
- a CDS encoding Pr6Pr family membrane protein → MDPRTARRWHLLTGVVASAALLLQLALVVSGSAVLVEEDPPGLLTRLGRFVCYFTVQSNALVAVVSLLLATDPRRDGPALRVARVASVVGITITAVVHFLLLRPLLSLDGLDRWADVLLHQAVPVLALATWLWCGPRPRLDWRSIGFSLVWPVSWLAFILLVRLATGWVPYPFLDPADQGWAGVVVACLAVSALFLAVAAGARTVDRRLAARP, encoded by the coding sequence GTGGACCCCCGGACCGCACGACGCTGGCACCTGCTCACCGGTGTGGTCGCCTCGGCCGCCCTCCTCCTCCAGCTGGCGCTGGTCGTCAGCGGCTCGGCGGTGCTGGTCGAGGAGGACCCGCCGGGACTGCTGACCCGGCTGGGCCGCTTCGTCTGCTACTTCACCGTCCAGAGCAACGCCCTGGTGGCCGTGGTGTCGCTGCTGCTCGCGACCGACCCGCGCCGCGACGGTCCCGCGCTGCGGGTCGCCCGGGTCGCCTCGGTCGTGGGCATCACCATCACGGCCGTCGTGCACTTCCTGTTGCTGCGGCCACTCCTGAGCCTCGACGGCCTGGACCGCTGGGCCGACGTGCTGCTGCACCAGGCGGTGCCGGTGCTGGCCCTCGCCACGTGGCTGTGGTGCGGTCCCCGGCCCCGCCTCGACTGGCGCTCGATCGGGTTCTCGCTCGTGTGGCCGGTGTCGTGGCTGGCCTTCATCCTGCTGGTCCGCCTCGCCACCGGCTGGGTTCCCTATCCGTTCCTCGACCCCGCCGACCAGGGATGGGCGGGCGTGGTCGTCGCCTGCCTGGCCGTGTCGGCGCTCTTCCTCGCCGTTGCTGCCGGCGCCCGCACCGTCGACCGTCGGCTCGCCGCGCGCCCTTGA
- a CDS encoding dihydrofolate reductase family protein has translation MKSAPGRGRTRDLEEGSSAVGKVLWHTLMSLDGFVAGPDDDMGWALGVDIVPGGTVDRIVASTGALLVGRRTQDVEDRLQPGFYGGAFRGPFFVLRHDPPPTPPVVKGVTGSFLDVDIEEAVSVAREAADGRDVVVLGANIARQCLEAGLLDEVVVHIVPVLLGDGTRLFARAGGGPVELHPLSSVVEGEVTTLHYSARRATPS, from the coding sequence ATGAAGTCGGCCCCCGGTCGTGGTCGTACCAGAGACCTCGAGGAAGGGAGCTCCGCTGTGGGCAAGGTGCTCTGGCACACGCTGATGAGCCTCGACGGCTTCGTCGCGGGACCGGATGACGACATGGGCTGGGCCCTCGGCGTCGACATCGTCCCCGGTGGGACGGTCGACCGGATCGTCGCCTCGACCGGGGCGCTCCTCGTCGGGCGGCGTACGCAGGACGTGGAGGACCGTCTCCAGCCAGGGTTCTACGGCGGCGCCTTCCGGGGCCCCTTCTTCGTGCTGCGCCACGACCCCCCGCCGACACCGCCCGTGGTGAAGGGTGTCACGGGGTCCTTCCTCGATGTCGACATCGAGGAGGCGGTGAGCGTCGCACGGGAGGCCGCCGACGGCAGAGACGTCGTGGTCCTGGGCGCGAACATCGCCCGGCAGTGCCTGGAGGCCGGACTGCTGGACGAGGTGGTCGTCCACATCGTCCCCGTCCTGCTCGGCGACGGGACCCGCTTGTTCGCGCGCGCCGGCGGTGGGCCCGTCGAGCTCCATCCGCTGTCGTCGGTCGTCGAGGGCGAGGTCACCACGCTCCACTACTCCGCTCGCCGCGCGACGCCCTCCTGA
- a CDS encoding WD40/YVTN/BNR-like repeat-containing protein: protein MRRLLGTIASLLTLGLAATLLTPPAHAGDPGRDPGRDGRWRHAVIDPDQSFRGLDAVDRRTAWVSGGSLTAGGPGRVYRTTDGGGSWQDVSPPGSEGLMFRDVEAHDEDTAVVLAIGEGEASRIYRTDDGGRTWTEAFRNAEPAAFYNCLDFYPGGRRGLAVSDPVDGRFRILATEDGGRSWEVLPADGMPDSTGEYNFSASGECLTISGRHAWFGTGGSAARVFHSRDGGLSWTATDAGIPAGEAAGVFGLAFRGPRHGIAVGGDFATPADGTDASAYTRDGRSWRGGGDLDHLGEDVAWLSRRHLVAVGEGGGAGGVSVSGDGGRTWRRVSDLAFHTLDCVRGACWAAGGKGRFGRVGR from the coding sequence ATGCGACGCCTTCTCGGGACCATCGCCAGCCTGCTCACGCTCGGGCTCGCCGCCACCCTGCTCACGCCGCCAGCCCACGCCGGCGATCCCGGCCGTGACCCGGGCCGTGACGGGAGGTGGCGCCACGCCGTCATCGACCCCGACCAGAGCTTCCGGGGCCTGGACGCGGTCGACCGCCGCACCGCGTGGGTCAGCGGCGGCAGCCTCACCGCGGGCGGCCCGGGCCGGGTCTACCGCACCACCGACGGCGGCGGGTCCTGGCAGGACGTGAGCCCGCCCGGCAGCGAGGGCCTGATGTTCCGCGACGTCGAGGCCCACGACGAGGACACCGCCGTCGTCCTCGCGATCGGCGAGGGCGAGGCCTCCCGGATCTACCGCACCGACGACGGCGGCCGGACGTGGACCGAGGCGTTCCGCAACGCCGAGCCCGCCGCGTTCTACAACTGCCTCGACTTCTACCCCGGCGGTCGCCGCGGTCTGGCCGTCAGCGACCCGGTCGACGGCAGGTTCCGGATCCTCGCGACCGAGGACGGCGGCCGGAGCTGGGAGGTGCTGCCGGCCGACGGGATGCCCGACAGCACGGGTGAGTACAACTTCTCGGCCAGCGGCGAGTGCCTGACGATCTCGGGTCGCCACGCGTGGTTCGGGACCGGTGGCAGCGCCGCGCGGGTGTTCCACTCCCGTGACGGCGGGCTCTCGTGGACGGCCACCGACGCCGGCATCCCGGCAGGGGAGGCGGCCGGGGTCTTCGGCCTGGCGTTCCGCGGCCCGCGCCACGGCATCGCGGTCGGCGGCGACTTCGCGACGCCCGCCGACGGGACCGACGCGTCGGCGTACACCCGCGACGGCCGGAGCTGGCGCGGTGGCGGCGACCTCGACCACCTCGGCGAGGACGTCGCCTGGCTGTCGCGGCGCCACCTGGTCGCGGTCGGCGAGGGAGGGGGCGCCGGCGGGGTCAGTGTCAGCGGCGACGGCGGTCGAACCTGGCGCCGGGTCAGCGACCTCGCCTTCCACACCCTCGACTGCGTCCGCGGCGCCTGCTGGGCAGCCGGCGGCAAGGGCCGGTTCGGCCGCGTGGGACGGTAG
- a CDS encoding DUF1801 domain-containing protein translates to MSERKTRPTSGSVEDFLAGVDHEQRRRDAEAAVALVEEVTGAEPVLWGSIIGFGDMTYRTADGKEHDYFAVGLSPRKANLTFYGLTYYGSNEELLAELGPHTTGKGCLYVKRLDDLDHEALRTLVARAWETNHQST, encoded by the coding sequence ATGTCCGAGCGCAAGACCAGGCCCACGTCCGGTTCCGTTGAGGACTTCCTCGCCGGCGTCGACCACGAGCAGCGCCGGCGGGACGCCGAGGCGGCCGTCGCCCTCGTCGAGGAGGTCACCGGCGCCGAACCGGTGCTGTGGGGATCGATCATCGGCTTCGGGGACATGACCTACCGGACGGCGGACGGCAAGGAGCACGACTACTTCGCCGTCGGCCTGTCTCCACGCAAGGCCAACCTCACCTTCTACGGGCTGACCTACTACGGCTCCAACGAGGAGCTCCTCGCCGAGCTCGGCCCGCACACGACCGGCAAGGGTTGTCTCTACGTGAAGCGGCTCGACGACCTCGACCACGAGGCGCTGCGGACGCTGGTGGCGCGCGCCTGGGAGACCAACCACCAGTCGACCTGA
- a CDS encoding acylphosphatase, translating to MTRVRVVVSGFVQGVFFRESCRQEAGRQGVAGWVRNDAAGTVTAEFEGDPAAVEAMVAWCRRGPAHAAVEGVEATTLEPTGSTRFEVR from the coding sequence ATGACGCGGGTCAGGGTCGTGGTGAGCGGCTTTGTGCAGGGAGTGTTCTTCCGCGAGAGCTGCCGGCAGGAGGCCGGTCGGCAGGGCGTGGCGGGCTGGGTGCGCAACGACGCCGCCGGGACCGTCACGGCCGAGTTCGAGGGCGACCCGGCGGCGGTCGAGGCGATGGTGGCGTGGTGCCGCCGCGGCCCCGCGCACGCCGCCGTCGAGGGCGTCGAGGCCACCACCCTCGAGCCCACCGGGTCGACACGCTTCGAGGTCCGGTGA
- a CDS encoding OsmC family protein: protein MLHLPGGLTDDQRDALVRIADKCPVHRTLEGQLEVHSTVAE from the coding sequence GTGCTGCACCTGCCCGGGGGACTGACGGACGACCAGCGCGACGCCCTGGTGCGGATCGCCGACAAGTGCCCGGTCCACCGGACGCTGGAGGGGCAGCTGGAGGTGCACTCGACCGTGGCGGAGTGA
- a CDS encoding bifunctional alpha/beta hydrolase/OsmC family protein, producing the protein MTSTSSTCTFSGARGQDLAARLERPVGPLRGAALFAHCFTCGKDLRVERQLTAALTRQGFAVLSFDFAGLGRSGGEFADSSFTADVADLRAAADYLTETVTAPSLLVGHSLGGAAVLSVAPTLDGVRAVATIGAPADPGHVEHLLDGDLEAVRRDGSAPVTIAGRTFTVGRSFLEELEQGDPRERIAGFDGATLIMHAPRDELVGIDNAEILYHAARHPKSFVSLDDADHLVTDPDDATYVAAVIAAWAGRYLPAAEGRGESYEGAGVTARNTDGFLTTLDSRGSFLVADEPEDVGGTEQGPTPYDYLAMSLASCTAMTMRMYADRKDWQVGELAVEVSHERVHADDCVECEHTDGQSTGSTACCTCPGD; encoded by the coding sequence ATGACGAGCACGAGCAGCACCTGCACGTTCTCCGGCGCCCGGGGGCAGGACCTCGCGGCTCGGCTGGAGCGGCCGGTGGGGCCGCTGAGGGGGGCGGCGCTCTTCGCGCACTGCTTCACCTGCGGCAAGGACCTGCGGGTCGAGCGGCAGCTCACGGCGGCGCTCACCCGGCAGGGGTTCGCGGTGCTGTCCTTCGACTTCGCCGGCCTCGGCCGCAGCGGCGGCGAGTTCGCCGACTCCTCCTTCACCGCGGACGTCGCGGACCTGCGGGCAGCGGCCGACTACCTCACGGAGACGGTGACCGCGCCCTCGCTGCTGGTGGGGCACTCGCTCGGCGGCGCCGCGGTGCTGTCCGTGGCTCCCACGCTCGACGGCGTGCGCGCGGTCGCCACGATCGGGGCGCCCGCCGACCCCGGGCACGTCGAGCACCTCCTCGACGGCGACCTAGAGGCGGTCCGCCGGGACGGGTCCGCACCGGTCACCATCGCCGGTCGCACCTTCACCGTCGGCCGCTCCTTCCTCGAGGAGCTCGAGCAGGGCGACCCCCGGGAGCGGATCGCGGGCTTCGACGGGGCGACGCTGATCATGCACGCGCCCCGCGACGAGCTGGTCGGGATCGACAACGCCGAGATCCTCTACCACGCGGCGCGGCACCCCAAGAGCTTCGTGTCCCTCGACGACGCCGACCACCTCGTGACCGACCCGGACGACGCGACGTACGTGGCGGCGGTGATCGCCGCGTGGGCGGGGCGCTACCTGCCGGCGGCGGAAGGCCGCGGCGAGTCCTACGAGGGCGCCGGTGTCACCGCTCGCAACACGGACGGGTTCCTGACCACGCTCGACTCGCGCGGATCCTTCCTGGTGGCCGACGAGCCCGAGGACGTCGGCGGCACCGAGCAGGGGCCGACGCCCTACGACTACCTGGCGATGTCGCTGGCCTCCTGCACCGCGATGACGATGCGGATGTACGCCGACCGCAAGGACTGGCAGGTGGGGGAGCTCGCCGTCGAGGTCTCCCACGAGCGGGTCCACGCCGACGACTGCGTCGAGTGCGAGCACACCGACGGCCAATCGACCGGCTCGACCGCGTGCTGCACCTGCCCGGGGGACTGA
- a CDS encoding dihydrofolate reductase family protein, whose product MRTLIATHFVSLDGVVDSPGGGDHPHAGWTFRDVEPLMEAYEMKGQEQETAGALLVGRESWEEFHEVWPTMTEFERFNAIPKYVVSTTLEEDKVAASPWQPMTVLRSIDEVAALKETEGGPIQVHGSARLTQALAAAGLVDRYHLLLFPLLLGSGKRLFADDADKTRLRLVDQASYANGIQKLCYDVVH is encoded by the coding sequence ATGCGCACGCTCATCGCGACCCACTTCGTCAGCCTCGACGGGGTCGTCGACTCCCCCGGCGGCGGCGACCACCCCCACGCGGGCTGGACCTTCCGCGACGTGGAGCCCCTGATGGAGGCCTACGAGATGAAGGGGCAGGAGCAGGAGACGGCCGGAGCCTTGCTGGTGGGCCGCGAGAGCTGGGAGGAGTTCCACGAGGTCTGGCCGACGATGACGGAGTTCGAGCGCTTCAACGCGATCCCCAAGTACGTCGTCTCGACCACCCTCGAGGAGGACAAGGTCGCCGCGAGCCCGTGGCAGCCGATGACCGTGCTCCGCTCGATCGACGAGGTCGCCGCCCTGAAGGAGACCGAGGGCGGACCGATCCAGGTCCACGGCAGCGCGCGGCTGACCCAGGCGCTGGCCGCGGCCGGCCTGGTGGACCGCTACCACCTGCTGCTGTTCCCGCTGCTGCTCGGCAGCGGCAAGCGGCTCTTCGCCGACGACGCCGACAAGACCCGGCTGCGGCTGGTCGACCAGGCGTCGTACGCCAACGGCATCCAGAAGCTCTGCTACGACGTCGTCCACTGA
- a CDS encoding GNAT family N-acetyltransferase produces MTGVTVRQATPDDADVAGRLLHDFNVEFETPTPDPAEFAGRFRALLADPDQVVLLAEDGDVAVGFAYLTLRPTPYYDGPLAQLEELYVRPDLRDQRIGSALLTRALELVTERGAGEMHIGVDEVDTDTRRFYEQRFGFTNVEPATDSRMLYYIREL; encoded by the coding sequence GTGACCGGCGTCACCGTCCGGCAGGCCACACCCGACGACGCCGACGTCGCGGGCCGGCTCCTCCACGACTTCAACGTCGAGTTCGAGACTCCCACCCCCGACCCCGCCGAGTTCGCGGGTCGCTTCCGCGCCCTCCTCGCCGACCCGGACCAGGTCGTGCTGCTGGCCGAGGACGGCGACGTGGCGGTCGGGTTCGCCTACCTGACGCTGCGGCCGACCCCGTACTACGACGGCCCGCTCGCCCAGCTCGAGGAGCTCTACGTCCGGCCGGACCTGCGGGACCAGCGCATCGGGAGCGCCCTGCTGACGCGGGCGCTGGAGCTGGTGACCGAGCGCGGCGCCGGCGAGATGCACATCGGCGTCGACGAGGTCGACACCGACACCCGGCGGTTCTACGAGCAGCGCTTCGGCTTCACCAACGTCGAGCCGGCGACCGACTCGCGGATGCTCTACTACATCCGCGAGCTCTGA